The following proteins come from a genomic window of Gossypium raimondii isolate GPD5lz chromosome 5, ASM2569854v1, whole genome shotgun sequence:
- the LOC105770228 gene encoding phosphoinositide phospholipase C 2 isoform X2 — protein MPKQNFKVCLCWRRIFKTRVVEPPPDVKNAFNHFSQSGTMTVDDLLTFLIEHQGENNATKEDAQAIFDSLKHLNLFHRRGLHLEAFFRYLLGDHNLAHPPSSKVHHDMTAPLAHYFLFTGHNSYLTGNQVISASSVEPIKDALLRGVRVIELDLWPNSKGDDVEIRHGGTLTSPVDLQKCLQAIKENAFQASEYPVVITFEDHLNPNLQKKVAKMVTETFGDMLYWSETENMQQFPSPESLKKRILISTKPPKEYLGENRGDVSETESGRRNPSDVGEHFPDEDEEYTVVQYRQLIAIHAGKLKGGLENWLSDDPVKVRRLSLSEQELENAIRTYATKIVRFTQRNLLRVYPKGTRLDSSNYNPFVGWMHGAQMVAFNMQGYGKYLWIMQGMFKANGGCGYVKKPDFLLRRGENDEVFNPSAPLEVKTVMRVKVILGEGWHQDFHHTAFDRYSPPDFYTKIGIAGVPEDKDVKQTTIIEDEWLPVWDQDFEFLIRVPELAVLRIQVLEYDTTGRPDFGGQTSLPVSELRTGIRTVPLCDKKGNKYKHVRLLLSINFGRPYDL, from the exons ATGCCGAAGCAGAATTTCAAGGTGTGCCTGTGTTGGAGGAGAATATTCAAGACAAGGGTGGTCGAGCCACCTCCAGATGTTAAGAATGCCTTCAATCATTTCTCACAAAGTGGAACGATGACTGTGGATGACCTCCTGACGTTTCTGATTGAACATCAAGGTGAAAATAATGCCACCAAGGAAGATGCTCAAGCCATTTTTGATAGCCTCAAGCATCTTAATCTATTCCACAGGAGAGGACTCCATTTAGAAGCTTTCTTTAGATATCTCCTTGGTGACCATAACCTTGCTCACCCTCCATCTTCAAAG GTGCACCATGACATGACGGCTCCATTGGCCCATTATTTCTTATTCACGGGACACAACTCCTACTTGACTGGGAATCAAGTAATCAGCGCCAGCAGTGTAGAACCCATTAAAGATGCTCTGCTTAGAGGTGTAAGAGTGATTGAATTGGACCTGTGGCCAAATTCCAAGGGGGACGATGTCGAAATTCGCCATGGCGG GACTCTGACTTCTCCAGTGGACCTCCAAAAATGTTTGCAAGCAATTAAGGAGAATGCATTCCAGGCTTCAGAATATCCAGTTGTGATCACTTTTGAAGACCATTTGAATCCAAATCTTCAGAAAAAGGTGGCTAAG atgGTCACAGAAACTTTTGGAGATATGCTCTACTGGTCCGAAACAGAAAACATGCAGCAATTTCCTTCACCAGAATCATTGAAGAAAAGGATTCTGATTTCAACCAAACCCCCTAAAGAGTACCTGGGAGAAAACAGGGGAGATGTTTCAGAAACTGAGAGTGGAAGA cggaaTCCATCAGATGTAGGAGAACATTTTCCAGATGAAGACGAAGAATATACTGTGGTTCAATACAGGCAGCTAATTGCCATTCATGCTGGGAAGCTCAAAGGTGGATTAGAGAACTGGCTGAGTGATGACCCAGTGAAAGTCCGACGGCTTAGCTTGAGTGAACAAGAGCTTGAAAATGCTATTAGAACATATGCTACTAAGATTGTGAG GTTTACTCAACGAAATTTGCTGAGAGTGTATCCTAAAGGCACACGCTTAGACTCTTCCAATTACAATCCTTTTGTGGGGTGGATGCATGGAGCTCAAATGGTTGCATTTAACATGCAG GGATATGGAAAGTACTTATGGATAATGCAAGGAATGTTTAAAGCAAATGGTGGATGCGGCTATGTGAAGAAACCTGATTTTTTATTGCGGAGGGGAGAGAATGATGAGGTTTTTAATCCCAGTGCGCCATTGGAAGTCAAGACCGTTATGAGG GTAAAAGTTATCTTGGGGGAAGGTTGGCATCAGGATTTCCACCATACTGCATTTGATCGCTATTCCCCGCCCGACTTCTATACGAAA ATTGGAATTGCTGGTGTTCCAGAAGATAAGGATGTAAAGCAAACAACAATAATAGAAGATGAATGGCTACCTGTATGGGACCAGGATTTCGAATTCCTAATTCGTGTTCCGGAATTAGCTGTGCTTCGGATTCAAGTCCTGGAATATGACACCACTGGGAGACCTGATTTCGGAGGCCAAACATCTTTACCTGTATCAGAGTTGAGAACTGGGATTAGGACGGTCCCATTATGTGACAAGAAGGGAAATAAATACAAGCATGTAAGGCTCCTCTTGAGCATTAACTTTGGACGCCCTTATGATCTCTGA
- the LOC105770228 gene encoding phosphoinositide phospholipase C 1 isoform X1, with amino-acid sequence MPKQNFKVCLCWRRIFKTRVVEPPPDVKNAFNHFSQSGTMTVDDLLTFLIEHQGENNATKEDAQAIFDSLKHLNLFHRRGLHLEAFFRYLLGDHNLAHPPSSKVHHDMTAPLAHYFLFTGHNSYLTGNQVISASSVEPIKDALLRGVRVIELDLWPNSKGDDVEIRHGGYHQLATSFSYPIFLFSCKKEHDFYKTLTSPVDLQKCLQAIKENAFQASEYPVVITFEDHLNPNLQKKVAKMVTETFGDMLYWSETENMQQFPSPESLKKRILISTKPPKEYLGENRGDVSETESGRRNPSDVGEHFPDEDEEYTVVQYRQLIAIHAGKLKGGLENWLSDDPVKVRRLSLSEQELENAIRTYATKIVRFTQRNLLRVYPKGTRLDSSNYNPFVGWMHGAQMVAFNMQGYGKYLWIMQGMFKANGGCGYVKKPDFLLRRGENDEVFNPSAPLEVKTVMRVKVILGEGWHQDFHHTAFDRYSPPDFYTKIGIAGVPEDKDVKQTTIIEDEWLPVWDQDFEFLIRVPELAVLRIQVLEYDTTGRPDFGGQTSLPVSELRTGIRTVPLCDKKGNKYKHVRLLLSINFGRPYDL; translated from the exons ATGCCGAAGCAGAATTTCAAGGTGTGCCTGTGTTGGAGGAGAATATTCAAGACAAGGGTGGTCGAGCCACCTCCAGATGTTAAGAATGCCTTCAATCATTTCTCACAAAGTGGAACGATGACTGTGGATGACCTCCTGACGTTTCTGATTGAACATCAAGGTGAAAATAATGCCACCAAGGAAGATGCTCAAGCCATTTTTGATAGCCTCAAGCATCTTAATCTATTCCACAGGAGAGGACTCCATTTAGAAGCTTTCTTTAGATATCTCCTTGGTGACCATAACCTTGCTCACCCTCCATCTTCAAAG GTGCACCATGACATGACGGCTCCATTGGCCCATTATTTCTTATTCACGGGACACAACTCCTACTTGACTGGGAATCAAGTAATCAGCGCCAGCAGTGTAGAACCCATTAAAGATGCTCTGCTTAGAGGTGTAAGAGTGATTGAATTGGACCTGTGGCCAAATTCCAAGGGGGACGATGTCGAAATTCGCCATGGCGGGTATCATCAACTAGCTACATCCTTTTCTTAtcccatatttcttttttcttgtaaaaagGAACATGATTTCTACAA GACTCTGACTTCTCCAGTGGACCTCCAAAAATGTTTGCAAGCAATTAAGGAGAATGCATTCCAGGCTTCAGAATATCCAGTTGTGATCACTTTTGAAGACCATTTGAATCCAAATCTTCAGAAAAAGGTGGCTAAG atgGTCACAGAAACTTTTGGAGATATGCTCTACTGGTCCGAAACAGAAAACATGCAGCAATTTCCTTCACCAGAATCATTGAAGAAAAGGATTCTGATTTCAACCAAACCCCCTAAAGAGTACCTGGGAGAAAACAGGGGAGATGTTTCAGAAACTGAGAGTGGAAGA cggaaTCCATCAGATGTAGGAGAACATTTTCCAGATGAAGACGAAGAATATACTGTGGTTCAATACAGGCAGCTAATTGCCATTCATGCTGGGAAGCTCAAAGGTGGATTAGAGAACTGGCTGAGTGATGACCCAGTGAAAGTCCGACGGCTTAGCTTGAGTGAACAAGAGCTTGAAAATGCTATTAGAACATATGCTACTAAGATTGTGAG GTTTACTCAACGAAATTTGCTGAGAGTGTATCCTAAAGGCACACGCTTAGACTCTTCCAATTACAATCCTTTTGTGGGGTGGATGCATGGAGCTCAAATGGTTGCATTTAACATGCAG GGATATGGAAAGTACTTATGGATAATGCAAGGAATGTTTAAAGCAAATGGTGGATGCGGCTATGTGAAGAAACCTGATTTTTTATTGCGGAGGGGAGAGAATGATGAGGTTTTTAATCCCAGTGCGCCATTGGAAGTCAAGACCGTTATGAGG GTAAAAGTTATCTTGGGGGAAGGTTGGCATCAGGATTTCCACCATACTGCATTTGATCGCTATTCCCCGCCCGACTTCTATACGAAA ATTGGAATTGCTGGTGTTCCAGAAGATAAGGATGTAAAGCAAACAACAATAATAGAAGATGAATGGCTACCTGTATGGGACCAGGATTTCGAATTCCTAATTCGTGTTCCGGAATTAGCTGTGCTTCGGATTCAAGTCCTGGAATATGACACCACTGGGAGACCTGATTTCGGAGGCCAAACATCTTTACCTGTATCAGAGTTGAGAACTGGGATTAGGACGGTCCCATTATGTGACAAGAAGGGAAATAAATACAAGCATGTAAGGCTCCTCTTGAGCATTAACTTTGGACGCCCTTATGATCTCTGA
- the LOC105770227 gene encoding phosphoinositide phospholipase C 5 has translation MGYMGDYSMCICFPKKFGVTEAGPPVDVKEVFMKYATGGGSGMTVEQLRRFLVEVQGDVEASMEDAERIVEEVFKRRHNNVKLPELALSLEDFQFYLFCVDLNPPLLNKVHQDMTAPLSHYFIYTGHNSYLTGNQISSDCSDVPIIKALKRGLRVVELDLWPNSSKDDVLVLHGWTLTTPVELIKCLRSIKEHAFSASPYPVIITFEDHLTPDLQAKVAQMVIQTFGNMLFCPPESDCVKEFPSPEELKYRIVISTKPPKEYLEDKNLSSRGSNSLKDKDSDEDTWGRMSADLTNDDDKSDCDASEHSQCDGDNEACDQLLRPLGAPAYKNLISIPAGKPKGKLREKLKVEKDKVRRLSLSEQKFEKATVCHGTDVVRFTQRNILRIYPKGTRVNSSNYNPLIGWMHGAQMVALNMQGYGKPLWLMHGMFGSNGGCGYVKKPDFLMNVGPNDQVFDAKAKLPVKKILKVKVHMGDGWHLDFKQRYLNLWSSPEFYTRVGIAGVPADKTMKKTKKRKGNWTRVWDEEFTFQLTVPEIALLRIEVHEYNMSEKDDFAGQTCLPVSELRPGFRAVPLFNRKGEEYTSLRLLLRFEFVQVDI, from the exons ATGGGGTACATGGGAGATTATAGCATGTGTATCTGCTTCCCTAAGAAGTTTGGGGTCACCGAGGCGGGGCCACCGGTTGATGTGAAGGAGGTTTTCATGAAGTACGCCACCGGAGGTGGCTCCGGCATGACGGTGGAACAGCTGAGACGGTTCTTGGTGGAGGTTCAAGGTGATGTTGAAGCTTCCAtggaagatgctgaaaggattgtggaggaagtgtttaaAAGGAGGCATAACAATGTAAAGTTACCAGAGCTGGCTTTAAGTCTAGAAGATTTTCAGTTTTATTTATTCTGTGTGGATCTCAATCCTCCTCTACTTAATAAG GTTCATCAAGACATGACAGCTCCACTTTCCCACTACTTCATATACACTGGTCACAATTCATATTTGACTGGAAATCAAATCAGCAGTGATTGCAGCGATGTTCCAATCATAAAGGCCCTCAAGAGAGGTTTAAGAGTAGTGGAACTCGATTTATGGCCAAATTCTTCGAAAGACGATGTTCTTGTTCTTCATGGATG GACTTTGACAACTCCAGTGGAGCTGATTAAATGCTTGAGATCCATTAAAGAGCATGCTTTTTCTGCATCTCCATACCCAGTGATAATTACTTTCGAAGACCACCTTACCCCAGATCTTCAAGCTAAAGTTGCTCAG ATGGTGATCCAAACATTTGGGAACATGTTGTTTTGTCCTCCTGAATCTGATTGTGTGAAAGAATTCCCTTCCCCGGAAGAACTGAAATATCGAATTGTCATATCAACTAAACCTCCAAAAGAATACCTTGAAGACAAAAACTTATCAAGCAGAGGAAGTAACTCTCTCAAAGACAAAGATTCTGATGAAGATacgtgggggagaatgtcagcAGACCTCACCAATGATGACGATAAG AGTGACTGTGATGCAAGTGAACATAGTCAATGTGACGGTGACAACGAAGCTTGTGATCAGCTATTGCGGCCGTTGGGAGCACCGGCTTACAAGAATCTGATCTCCATTCCAGCTGGAAAGCCTAAGGGAAAGCTGAGGGAGAAACTAAAAGTTGAGAAAGATAAAGTTAGACGCCTTAGTTTGAGTGAACAAAAGTTTGAAAAGGCTACTGTCTGCCATGGAACAGACGTCGTAAG GTTCACACAAAGGAACATTTTGAGGATATATCCTAAGGGTACTCGGGTTAACTCCTCAAACTACAATCCTTTAATTGGTTGGATGCATGGGGCTCAAATGGTTGCATTGAACATGCAG GGATATGGAAAGCCTCTGTGGTTGATGCATGGGATGTTTGGATCCAATGGAGGGTGTGGCTATGTGAAAAAGCCAGACTTTCTGATGAACGTGGGTCCAAATGATCAGGTTTTTGATGCCAAAGCAAAGCTGCCagtgaagaaaattttaaaa GTTAAAGTACACATGGGAGATGGATGGCATTTAGATTTCAAACAAAGGTACCTCAATCTTTGGTCTTCACCAGAATTCTATACCAGG GTTGGTATAGCAGGTGTTCCAGCAGACAAGACaatgaagaaaacaaagaaaagaaaaggcaaTTGGACCCGAGTGTGGGATGAAGAGTTCACGTTCCAATTGACAGTTCCGGAAATAGCTTTACTTAGAATCGAAGTTCACGAATATAACATGTCTGAGAAAGATGATTTCGCTGGCCAGACATGTCTGCCGGTGTCCGAATTAAGACCAGGCTTCAGGGCTGTGCCTCTGTTTAACCGCAAAGGAGAGGAGTACACTTCACTTAGGCTGCTTCTACGCTTTGAGTTTGTCCAAGTAGATATTTAG
- the LOC105768306 gene encoding small RNA-binding protein 11, chloroplastic: MAKILGTQLFVHRLSFFTNHQELKTLFAPFGVVKEARLIRDPKTQRPKGFGFVTFETEAEAQKALKAMNGRIVRGRLIFVEYANDKSQKTDADS; this comes from the exons ATGGCTAAGATATTGGGGACTCAGCTCTTTGTTCACA GGTTGTCATTTTTCACAAACCATCAAGAGCTTAAGACTTTATTTGCACCATTTGGTGTTGTTAAAGAAG CTAGGCTCATTAGAGACCCCAAAACTCAAAGGCCTAAAGGGTTCGGTTTTGTTACATTTGAAACCGAGGCAGAAGCTCAGAAGGCACTGAAAGCGATGAATGGCAGG ATTGTCCGTGGAAGGCTGATATTTGTTGAATACGCAAATGATAAGTCTCAAAAGACCGATGCAGACAGTTGA